From Halichondria panicea chromosome 12, odHalPani1.1, whole genome shotgun sequence, a single genomic window includes:
- the LOC135345381 gene encoding uncharacterized protein LOC135345381 isoform X3: MGYCFFKVSFLKLILHLLSSIMSESAEYKAIKDCHSSLLTCIKQSPKDVSDHLLRFEILAPNDRDYLRNDTHDAGDKARRIMESVLLQIKNNPLVFHSFVSALEEAGSFTKATVQKLNDALQRQHQQSDQSQRIGDNEGQAGEELQPRSVSTSSSGSASLTAPDSKFFSFQCDCGKCTILGHVTGRDKCLSSKPPQIKRCTRDTACSDTVSATEISESFFMKSLDKETRKIHSKFCSLLTNTIMNLEKQKQYDVTQLKQHVQKLLTPQGLYFHQMYHSPSEHILLCDAISFNDLIEFLQNNFCSWFNYSLISAIREEVLFPYEDDEALQKYERFFRQYVNRRCFLFVDDFGPQPSHIESVEITCKIDVDFDAITNDQIQHLKLVFIECWEQLLPHQVLNLKHVQEGCTELVFRVPACFSHLYSQLSPKQMQHLKENAFIEVKIGRQVDLILKAEVNSTKKLLKAFGQDGGDLTSALALLIGLDPTVDVSSIRDSDGMTLLHLACRWDWSKWGLLVTQLVKTHHHNVSVVNEDGDTPLHTAARFNNKGAAEYLLELSDVNARNNDGLTAFNIAHQKQHQNVLRGLVECDEILANIPMGNFNKIEDIHRTSINTLTDALPMPLSADESTSTEEDSCNSTTGVSTVERTSPAVSVSLPHQSRAERYGRTIRSRNLQSDDSEPDQQYTLIDQTKDSKASECIKNPTIPEKNPPTYNPPRSPAKTSLQWQSIPRGSIPDLHTQPNDSDLEGLINSKRKHQWDTMKAMASYFCHVCFKICQCHTLNIIERKAASICLCFVMGVLFTMVIFACALSFTILNDQESKPFGGSVHITQLIQQSVLPIARVGPNVKQLTINEITNTNISIHFNISNCDDIRKENSTIYEEGILTPEENTPIYELYTQYNVSLRLEIHLSANYNSSECPVVLVVFDNVDEYKSFLHNGTWMFTYMEYCIKNDNFSISISLQKSSYYFIGVHIEDNLNVIDSISYRINGWNKENSKNSFISLCSMISSTTVCNVVFDRYIPVTPKLCIIGIVPKRNFTNEVTEAEILYSYSNFLYTEELIILLWISFFIIVLLWSLVLVFYKIKTNTKFTTNSLQISPKRHRSFQNSNSFESQI, from the exons ATGATGCTGGTGACAAAGCACGAAGAATAATGGAATCTGTGCTGCTCCAGATAAAAAACAATCCACTGGTTTTTCATTCATTCGTTAGTGCTCTTGAAGAAGCTGGTAGTTTTACGAAAGCTACAGTGCAAAAACTCAATGATGCATTACAGAGACAACATCAACAGTCCGATCAAAGTCAAAGAATAGGAG ataacgAAGGTCAGGCAGGTGAAGAGTTACAACCAAGGTCCGTCAGTACAAGCTCATCTGGATCTGCATCACTCACGGCACCTGATTCTAAATTCTTTAGCTTCCAATGTGACTGTGGAAAGTGTACTATCTTGGGTCATGTCACTGGCAGAGATAAGTGCTTAAGCTCCAAGCCACCTCAAATTAAAAGATGCACTCGTGATACTGCTTGTAGCGATACAGTTTCAGCAACAGAAATTTCTGAAAGCTTCTTCATGAAATCCCTAGATAAAGAAACTCGAAAAATCCATTCAAAGTTTTGTAGCTTACTTACAAACACGATTATGAATCtggaaaaacaaaaacaatatGATGTTACACAACTAAAGCAACACGTTCAGAAGTTGTTAACACCACAAGGTTTGTATTTTCACCAAATGTATCATAGCCCTTCTGAACATATTTTACTCTGTGATGCTATCAGCTTTAATGATTTAATTGAGTTTTTACAGAATAATTTCTGCTCTTGGTTCAATTACTCACTTATTTCTGCAATACGAGAAGAAGTTCTTTTCCCATATGAAGATGATGAAGCATTACAGAAATATGAACGTTTTTTTCGACAATATGTTAATCGACGATGCTTTTTATTTGTTGATGACTTTGGCCCTCAACCGTCTCACATTGAATCAGTGGAGATAACATGTAAGATCGATGTTGACTTTGATGCAATCACCAACGATCAAATTCAACATTTGAAGTTAGTATTTATAGAATGCTGGGAACAACTACTACCACATCAAGTTCTGAATTTGAAGCATGTTCAAGAAGGCTGTACAGAGCTGGTGTTTCGAGTTCCAGCATGTTTTAGTCATTTATACAGCCAATTGAGTCCTAAACAGATGCAGCACCTGAAAGAAAATGCATTCATTGAGGTCAAAATCGGTCGACAAGTAGATCTAATATTGAAG gcAGAAGTTAATTCAACAAAGAAGCTGCTAAAAGCGTTTGGCCAAGATGGTGGTGACCTGACTTCTGCCTTAGCCTTACTGATAGGGCTTGATCCGACAGTTGATGTCAGTTCAATCAGGGACAGTGATGGAATGACCCTCCTCCATCTTGCCTGTCGCTGGGATTGGTCAAAATGGGGACTCTTAGTCACCCAATTGGTCAAAACACACCATCATAATGTCTCAGTTGTGAATGAAGATGGAGACACACCTCTGCACACAGCTGCTCGATTCAACAACAAAGGAGCTGCCGAATATCTTCTTGAGCTCAGTGATGTCAATGCTAGAAATAACGATGGATTAACTGCCTTTAACATTGCACATCAAAAGCAACATCAAAACGTTTTGAGAGGGCTGGTCGAGTGCGATGAAATACTTGCCAACATTCCAATGGGGAATTTTAATAAGATAGAGGATATTCACAGGACAAGCATTAATACACTGACAGATGCATTGCCAATGCCTCTAAGTGCAG ATGAATCCACAAGTACTGAAGAGGACAGTTGCAATTCAACGACTGGTGTATCTACAGTGGAACGTACCTCACCAGCAGTCAGTGTCAGTTTACCAC atCAAAGCCGGGCTGAAAGGTATGGCCGTACCATACGATCAAGAAATCTTCAGAGTGATGATTCAGAGCCAGATCAACAGTACACTTTAATTGATCAGACAAAAGATTCTAAAGCTTCAGAGTGCATTAAAAATCCTACAATTCCTGAAAAAAATCCTCCCACATACAATCCACCTCGTTCTCCAGCAAAGACTTCTCTTCAATGGCAATCTATACCGCGAGGTTCCATTCCCGATCTCCACACACAACCCAACGATTCAGACTTGGAGGGCCTTATAAATTCAAAACGAAAACATCAG TGGGATACCATGAAGGCCATGGCCAGCTACTTCTGTCATGTTTGCTTCAAG ATATGTCAATGCCATACTCTGAATATCATTGAGAGGAAAGCAGCTTCTATATGTTTGTGCTTTGTTATGGGTGTGTTATTCACAATGGTAATTTTTGCTTGTGCACTCTCCTTCACGATACTCAACGACCAAGAATCAAAACCTTTTGGTGGTTCAGTACATATTACTCAACTGATCCAGCAATCAGTACTACCTATAGCACGAGTCGGACCGAATGTAAAGCAACTAACAATTAACGAGATCACTAATACTAACATCTCAATTCACTTCAACATCAGCAATTGTGATGATATCAGAAAAGAAAATTCCACAATATACGAGGAAGGAATACTCACTCCAGAAGAAAATACTCCAATTTATGAGCTCTACACACAATATAATGTCTCTCTGAGGCTAGAAATTCACTTATCAGCGAACTATAACAGCTCAGAATGCCCAGTTGTTTTGGTAGTTTTTGACAATGTTGACGAATATAAATCATTTTTGCACAATGGAACCTGGATGTTTACCTATATGGAGTACTGCATCAAGAACGATAATTTCTCAATAAGCATCTCGCTCCAAAAGAGTAGTTACTATTTTATTGGAGTTCACATAGAAGACAATTTGAACGTCATCGACAGCATATCATATCGTATTAATGGCTGGAATAAGGAAAATTCAAAAAATTCTTTTATAAGCCTTTGCTCTATGATATCATCCACAACAGTATGTAATGTCGTATTTGATAGATACATTCCTGTAACACCGAAGTTGTGTATCATAGGAATTGTTCCAAAACGCAATTTTACCAATGAAGTAACGGAAGCGGAAATACTGTATTCGTATTCGAACTTCCTATATACAGAAGAACTGATAATTTTACTCTGGATAAGTTTTTTTATAATCGTTCTTCTGTGGTCTTTAGTGCTAGTCTTTTACAAAATAAAAACCAACACCAAGTTCACAACAAACTCACTTCAAATCAGTCCCAAGCGACATCGTAGCTTTCAGAATTCAAATTCATTCGAGTCACAAATTTAg
- the LOC135345381 gene encoding uncharacterized protein LOC135345381 isoform X2, which translates to MGYCFFKVSFLKLILHLLSSIMSESAEYKAIKDCHSSLLTCIKQSPKDVSDHLLRFEILAPNDRDYLRNDTHDAGDKARRIMESVLLQIKNNPLVFHSFVSALEEAGSFTKATVQKLNDALQRQHQQSDQSQRIGADNEGQAGEELQPRSVSTSSSGSASLTAPDSKFFSFQCDCGKCTILGHVTGRDKCLSSKPPQIKRCTRDTACSDTVSATEISESFFMKSLDKETRKIHSKFCSLLTNTIMNLEKQKQYDVTQLKQHVQKLLTPQGLYFHQMYHSPSEHILLCDAISFNDLIEFLQNNFCSWFNYSLISAIREEVLFPYEDDEALQKYERFFRQYVNRRCFLFVDDFGPQPSHIESVEITCKIDVDFDAITNDQIQHLKLVFIECWEQLLPHQVLNLKHVQEGCTELVFRVPACFSHLYSQLSPKQMQHLKENAFIEVKIGRQVDLILKAEVNSTKKLLKAFGQDGGDLTSALALLIGLDPTVDVSSIRDSDGMTLLHLACRWDWSKWGLLVTQLVKTHHHNVSVVNEDGDTPLHTAARFNNKGAAEYLLELSDVNARNNDGLTAFNIAHQKQHQNVLRGLVECDEILANIPMGNFNKIEDIHRTSINTLTDALPMPLSADESTSTEEDSCNSTTGVSTVERTSPAVSVSLPHQSRAERYGRTIRSRNLQSDDSEPDQQYTLIDQTKDSKASECIKNPTIPEKNPPTYNPPRSPAKTSLQWQSIPRGSIPDLHTQPNDSDLEGLINSKRKHQWDTMKAMASYFCHVCFKICQCHTLNIIERKAASICLCFVMGVLFTMVIFACALSFTILNDQESKPFGGSVHITQLIQQSVLPIARVGPNVKQLTINEITNTNISIHFNISNCDDIRKENSTIYEEGILTPEENTPIYELYTQYNVSLRLEIHLSANYNSSECPVVLVVFDNVDEYKSFLHNGTWMFTYMEYCIKNDNFSISISLQKSSYYFIGVHIEDNLNVIDSISYRINGWNKENSKNSFISLCSMISSTTVCNVVFDRYIPVTPKLCIIGIVPKRNFTNEVTEAEILYSYSNFLYTEELIILLWISFFIIVLLWSLVLVFYKIKTNTKFTTNSLQISPKRHRSFQNSNSFESQI; encoded by the exons ATGATGCTGGTGACAAAGCACGAAGAATAATGGAATCTGTGCTGCTCCAGATAAAAAACAATCCACTGGTTTTTCATTCATTCGTTAGTGCTCTTGAAGAAGCTGGTAGTTTTACGAAAGCTACAGTGCAAAAACTCAATGATGCATTACAGAGACAACATCAACAGTCCGATCAAAGTCAAAGAATAGGAG cagataacgAAGGTCAGGCAGGTGAAGAGTTACAACCAAGGTCCGTCAGTACAAGCTCATCTGGATCTGCATCACTCACGGCACCTGATTCTAAATTCTTTAGCTTCCAATGTGACTGTGGAAAGTGTACTATCTTGGGTCATGTCACTGGCAGAGATAAGTGCTTAAGCTCCAAGCCACCTCAAATTAAAAGATGCACTCGTGATACTGCTTGTAGCGATACAGTTTCAGCAACAGAAATTTCTGAAAGCTTCTTCATGAAATCCCTAGATAAAGAAACTCGAAAAATCCATTCAAAGTTTTGTAGCTTACTTACAAACACGATTATGAATCtggaaaaacaaaaacaatatGATGTTACACAACTAAAGCAACACGTTCAGAAGTTGTTAACACCACAAGGTTTGTATTTTCACCAAATGTATCATAGCCCTTCTGAACATATTTTACTCTGTGATGCTATCAGCTTTAATGATTTAATTGAGTTTTTACAGAATAATTTCTGCTCTTGGTTCAATTACTCACTTATTTCTGCAATACGAGAAGAAGTTCTTTTCCCATATGAAGATGATGAAGCATTACAGAAATATGAACGTTTTTTTCGACAATATGTTAATCGACGATGCTTTTTATTTGTTGATGACTTTGGCCCTCAACCGTCTCACATTGAATCAGTGGAGATAACATGTAAGATCGATGTTGACTTTGATGCAATCACCAACGATCAAATTCAACATTTGAAGTTAGTATTTATAGAATGCTGGGAACAACTACTACCACATCAAGTTCTGAATTTGAAGCATGTTCAAGAAGGCTGTACAGAGCTGGTGTTTCGAGTTCCAGCATGTTTTAGTCATTTATACAGCCAATTGAGTCCTAAACAGATGCAGCACCTGAAAGAAAATGCATTCATTGAGGTCAAAATCGGTCGACAAGTAGATCTAATATTGAAG gcAGAAGTTAATTCAACAAAGAAGCTGCTAAAAGCGTTTGGCCAAGATGGTGGTGACCTGACTTCTGCCTTAGCCTTACTGATAGGGCTTGATCCGACAGTTGATGTCAGTTCAATCAGGGACAGTGATGGAATGACCCTCCTCCATCTTGCCTGTCGCTGGGATTGGTCAAAATGGGGACTCTTAGTCACCCAATTGGTCAAAACACACCATCATAATGTCTCAGTTGTGAATGAAGATGGAGACACACCTCTGCACACAGCTGCTCGATTCAACAACAAAGGAGCTGCCGAATATCTTCTTGAGCTCAGTGATGTCAATGCTAGAAATAACGATGGATTAACTGCCTTTAACATTGCACATCAAAAGCAACATCAAAACGTTTTGAGAGGGCTGGTCGAGTGCGATGAAATACTTGCCAACATTCCAATGGGGAATTTTAATAAGATAGAGGATATTCACAGGACAAGCATTAATACACTGACAGATGCATTGCCAATGCCTCTAAGTGCAG ATGAATCCACAAGTACTGAAGAGGACAGTTGCAATTCAACGACTGGTGTATCTACAGTGGAACGTACCTCACCAGCAGTCAGTGTCAGTTTACCAC atCAAAGCCGGGCTGAAAGGTATGGCCGTACCATACGATCAAGAAATCTTCAGAGTGATGATTCAGAGCCAGATCAACAGTACACTTTAATTGATCAGACAAAAGATTCTAAAGCTTCAGAGTGCATTAAAAATCCTACAATTCCTGAAAAAAATCCTCCCACATACAATCCACCTCGTTCTCCAGCAAAGACTTCTCTTCAATGGCAATCTATACCGCGAGGTTCCATTCCCGATCTCCACACACAACCCAACGATTCAGACTTGGAGGGCCTTATAAATTCAAAACGAAAACATCAG TGGGATACCATGAAGGCCATGGCCAGCTACTTCTGTCATGTTTGCTTCAAG ATATGTCAATGCCATACTCTGAATATCATTGAGAGGAAAGCAGCTTCTATATGTTTGTGCTTTGTTATGGGTGTGTTATTCACAATGGTAATTTTTGCTTGTGCACTCTCCTTCACGATACTCAACGACCAAGAATCAAAACCTTTTGGTGGTTCAGTACATATTACTCAACTGATCCAGCAATCAGTACTACCTATAGCACGAGTCGGACCGAATGTAAAGCAACTAACAATTAACGAGATCACTAATACTAACATCTCAATTCACTTCAACATCAGCAATTGTGATGATATCAGAAAAGAAAATTCCACAATATACGAGGAAGGAATACTCACTCCAGAAGAAAATACTCCAATTTATGAGCTCTACACACAATATAATGTCTCTCTGAGGCTAGAAATTCACTTATCAGCGAACTATAACAGCTCAGAATGCCCAGTTGTTTTGGTAGTTTTTGACAATGTTGACGAATATAAATCATTTTTGCACAATGGAACCTGGATGTTTACCTATATGGAGTACTGCATCAAGAACGATAATTTCTCAATAAGCATCTCGCTCCAAAAGAGTAGTTACTATTTTATTGGAGTTCACATAGAAGACAATTTGAACGTCATCGACAGCATATCATATCGTATTAATGGCTGGAATAAGGAAAATTCAAAAAATTCTTTTATAAGCCTTTGCTCTATGATATCATCCACAACAGTATGTAATGTCGTATTTGATAGATACATTCCTGTAACACCGAAGTTGTGTATCATAGGAATTGTTCCAAAACGCAATTTTACCAATGAAGTAACGGAAGCGGAAATACTGTATTCGTATTCGAACTTCCTATATACAGAAGAACTGATAATTTTACTCTGGATAAGTTTTTTTATAATCGTTCTTCTGTGGTCTTTAGTGCTAGTCTTTTACAAAATAAAAACCAACACCAAGTTCACAACAAACTCACTTCAAATCAGTCCCAAGCGACATCGTAGCTTTCAGAATTCAAATTCATTCGAGTCACAAATTTAg